One Sphingomonas sabuli genomic region harbors:
- a CDS encoding class I SAM-dependent methyltransferase: protein MSDQVNFGDAVVSPEEKTRRVGQVFSSVARRYDVMNDLMSGGMHRLWKDRFVNRVKPRTGEHVLDMAGGTGDIAFRMAKRGAQVTVSDINADMLAVGMERARERGLEGLSWKQENAESLSFGDAQFDAYTIAFGIRNVTDIPAALRQAHRVLRHGGRFFCLEFSTSDWPGFAEIYELYADKMIPRIGKAVARDEDSYRYLVESIRRFPKPEAFKRMIGEAGFAQTGYETIFGGLVCIHSGWKI, encoded by the coding sequence ATGAGCGATCAGGTGAATTTCGGCGACGCGGTCGTCAGCCCCGAGGAAAAGACGCGCCGCGTCGGCCAGGTCTTCAGTTCGGTCGCGCGCCGCTACGACGTGATGAACGACCTGATGAGCGGCGGCATGCACCGGCTGTGGAAGGACCGGTTCGTCAATCGGGTGAAGCCGCGCACCGGCGAGCACGTCCTCGACATGGCCGGCGGCACCGGCGACATCGCGTTCCGCATGGCGAAGCGCGGTGCGCAGGTCACCGTGTCCGACATCAACGCCGACATGCTGGCGGTCGGCATGGAACGCGCCCGCGAACGGGGTCTGGAAGGACTGTCCTGGAAGCAGGAGAATGCGGAAAGCCTGTCGTTCGGCGACGCGCAGTTCGACGCCTATACGATCGCCTTCGGCATCCGGAACGTCACGGACATCCCGGCGGCGCTGCGCCAGGCGCACCGCGTGCTGCGCCACGGCGGCCGCTTCTTCTGCCTGGAATTTTCGACCAGCGACTGGCCGGGGTTCGCCGAGATCTACGAGCTGTACGCGGACAAGATGATCCCGCGGATCGGCAAGGCGGTGGCCAGGGACGAGGACAGCTATCGCTATCTGGTCGAATCGATCCGCCGCTTCCCCAAACCCGAAGCGTTCAAGCGGATGATCGGCGAAGCCGGCTTCGCACAGACAGGGTATGAGACCATCTTTGGCGGTCTCGTGTGCATTCACAGCGGCTGGAAGATCTAG
- the mutM gene encoding bifunctional DNA-formamidopyrimidine glycosylase/DNA-(apurinic or apyrimidinic site) lyase, translating to MPELPEVETTVRGLRKVLDGRTIRHIAANRADLRRAMPVDLGQRLTGARVTGLRRRAKYGVIDTDRGDSLVFHLGMSGSWRINRAAEKHDHLLIETGDGDRLALNDPRRFGSVDLVRTDELAQFGGFAGLGPEPFDLTPRALERRLDGRKAAIKLLLLDQRIVAGLGNIYVCEALFRSRINPKRAGGSVSRVRLQRLVPAIHAVLEEAIAAGGSTLRDYAQPDGELGYFSKTFDVYGREGEPCRGDCGGTVRRIVQGGRSTFYCPRCQR from the coding sequence GTGCCAGAGCTTCCCGAAGTCGAAACAACCGTTCGCGGCCTGCGCAAGGTGCTCGACGGGCGGACGATCCGCCACATCGCCGCCAATCGCGCCGACCTGCGCCGGGCGATGCCGGTCGACCTTGGACAGCGCCTGACCGGAGCGCGGGTGACCGGCCTGCGCCGCCGCGCCAAATATGGCGTCATCGACACCGACCGCGGCGACAGCCTTGTCTTTCACCTCGGCATGTCGGGCAGCTGGCGGATCAACCGCGCGGCCGAAAAGCACGACCATCTGCTGATCGAGACCGGCGACGGCGACCGGCTGGCGCTCAACGACCCGCGGCGGTTCGGATCGGTGGACCTGGTGCGGACCGACGAGCTCGCGCAATTCGGCGGGTTCGCCGGACTTGGTCCCGAACCCTTCGACCTGACGCCGCGCGCGCTTGAACGGCGGCTCGACGGGCGCAAGGCAGCGATCAAGCTGCTGCTGCTCGACCAGCGAATCGTCGCCGGCCTAGGCAATATCTACGTATGCGAGGCACTGTTCCGCTCGCGCATCAATCCGAAGCGGGCGGGCGGCTCCGTATCTCGGGTACGGCTGCAGCGCTTGGTGCCTGCGATCCACGCCGTGCTCGAGGAGGCGATCGCGGCCGGCGGATCGACGCTGCGGGACTATGCGCAGCCCGATGGCGAGCTGGGCTATTTTTCGAAGACCTTCGACGTCTACGGCCGGGAAGGGGAGCCGTGCCGCGGCGATTGCGGCGGGACGGTGCGGCGAATCGTGCAGGGCGGCCGGTCGACCTTTTACTGTCCGCGCTGCCAGCGTTGA
- the rpsT gene encoding 30S ribosomal protein S20, with amino-acid sequence MANTPQAKKRIRRNANRATVNHARISRIRTFIKQVEAAIADGKKDEAAEALKKAQPELARGVARGVVHKNTASRKMSRLSKRVAALG; translated from the coding sequence ATGGCGAATACGCCGCAAGCCAAGAAGCGCATCCGTCGCAACGCCAACCGCGCCACGGTCAATCACGCGCGAATCAGCCGCATCCGCACCTTCATCAAGCAGGTCGAGGCAGCAATCGCCGACGGCAAGAAGGATGAGGCCGCCGAGGCTCTCAAGAAGGCGCAGCCGGAACTGGCGCGCGGCGTCGCCCGTGGCGTCGTCCACAAGAACACCGCGTCGCGCAAGATGTCGCGCCTGTCCAAGCGGGTTGCCGCGCTCGGCTAA
- the dnaA gene encoding chromosomal replication initiator protein DnaA, with protein sequence MPVQGGREDSCQLAETNVAAPLEAAWESIRSGLRRDLGVRTFDGWLKPAEIGTLDPDTGTLDIIMPSQFMADWVQSHFGDRLALAWKTTLPLVRDIRIVAAADAPRPAPLLVLEEARPRSVTERDPTLPNFDPRYRFESFVVGKANEVAATAARTLATAEQVSFNPLFIHGGTGRGKTHLLHAIGHTFGERFPGCRIESMSAEKFMVEFIRALKENDTIGFKSRLRSADLLLIDDVQFIAGKDSTQEEFFHTMNEIIGAGKRLVITSDRAPQDLDGIAPRILSRLSWGLVADINSADFELRYNIIVAKLALLPAVEMPRGVIDFLARRVTSSVRELEGALNRIAAYAMMTGRDIDIAFVEEVLANVLRANQRRISIDEIQTQVAEHYRIRKAEMTSARRAREVARPRQVAMYLSKQLTPKSLPDIGRRFGGRDHTTVIHAVRQIEKLRAADSELDADIRLLTRQLEG encoded by the coding sequence GTGCCAGTGCAAGGCGGACGGGAAGACTCATGCCAGCTGGCCGAGACGAATGTCGCGGCACCGCTTGAAGCAGCGTGGGAGTCTATCCGTAGCGGCCTTCGGCGCGACCTTGGCGTGCGCACCTTCGACGGCTGGCTGAAGCCGGCCGAGATCGGCACGCTCGACCCTGACACCGGCACCCTCGACATCATCATGCCCAGCCAGTTCATGGCCGACTGGGTGCAATCGCACTTCGGCGATCGGCTGGCGCTGGCTTGGAAGACGACCTTGCCGCTGGTCCGCGACATCCGCATCGTCGCCGCCGCCGACGCACCGCGTCCCGCGCCATTGCTGGTGCTGGAAGAAGCGCGGCCGCGGTCGGTGACCGAACGCGATCCGACGCTGCCCAATTTCGACCCCCGCTACCGCTTCGAGAGCTTCGTCGTCGGCAAGGCCAACGAGGTCGCCGCCACCGCCGCCCGCACGCTGGCGACCGCCGAACAGGTCAGTTTCAACCCGTTATTCATCCATGGCGGCACCGGGCGCGGCAAGACGCACCTGCTGCACGCCATCGGCCACACCTTTGGCGAACGCTTTCCGGGCTGCCGGATCGAAAGCATGTCGGCTGAAAAGTTCATGGTCGAATTCATCCGTGCGCTGAAGGAAAACGACACGATCGGCTTCAAGAGCCGGCTGCGCAGCGCCGACCTGTTGCTGATCGACGATGTTCAGTTCATCGCCGGCAAGGATTCCACCCAGGAAGAATTCTTCCACACGATGAACGAGATCATCGGTGCCGGTAAGCGGCTGGTGATTACGTCGGACCGCGCGCCGCAGGACCTCGACGGGATCGCGCCGCGCATCCTGTCGCGCCTGTCGTGGGGGCTGGTCGCCGACATCAACTCGGCCGATTTCGAACTGCGCTACAACATCATTGTCGCGAAGCTGGCGCTGCTGCCCGCGGTCGAAATGCCGCGCGGCGTCATCGACTTCCTCGCCCGCCGGGTGACGTCGAGCGTGCGTGAGCTCGAAGGCGCGCTCAACCGCATTGCCGCTTATGCGATGATGACCGGCCGCGACATCGACATCGCCTTCGTCGAGGAAGTGCTGGCCAATGTCCTTCGTGCCAACCAGCGCCGGATTTCGATCGACGAGATCCAGACCCAGGTCGCCGAGCATTACCGCATTCGCAAGGCCGAGATGACGAGCGCTCGCCGCGCCCGCGAAGTCGCCCGCCCGCGCCAGGTCGCGATGTACCTCTCGAAGCAGCTCACGCCCAAGTCGCTCCCCGACATCGGCCGGCGCTTCGGCGGCCGCGACCATACGACGGTCATCCACGCGGTCCGCCAGATCGAAAAGCTCCGCGCCGCCGACAGCGAGCTCGACGCCGACATCCGCCTGCTGACGAGGCAGTTGGAAGGCTGA
- a CDS encoding amidohydrolase family protein, with protein sequence MIDAAGKTLMPGLVMVHEHLDTGAPRDRMTNYSDQYVPQVMLAYGTTTARTAGSFDMEGDLFLKRWIDAGRLPGPDLDVSVYINGPFELRMLSPVNDKAGARREIAYWNEHGATSVKLFFDTTPEIARAAIDEGHRRGMNVAAHLCATFAATGARLGVDTIEHSTISMYDLVPGSTEGECDLVPRQVAMFKSNAGMDPQGPEVGTVLKALLDNHVAITPTLGISEERCRPKSAPPPRELALLAKFDAENVGICPDGLTPEIGDRSARFQAAVAVRFLRMGGTLLAGTDVGAVPGAMGPRELELLVAAGMTAREALLAATRDGAIKLRRAKNVGTLEVGKRADFLLVDGKPDQSISDIRKLRAVAKDGIVYDPEKLYEDARGKLD encoded by the coding sequence GTGATCGACGCGGCGGGCAAGACCCTGATGCCCGGCCTCGTCATGGTGCATGAGCATCTCGACACCGGCGCGCCACGCGACCGGATGACAAACTACAGCGATCAGTATGTGCCGCAGGTCATGCTTGCCTATGGCACCACTACTGCGCGCACCGCTGGCAGCTTTGACATGGAAGGCGACCTGTTTCTCAAGCGCTGGATCGACGCCGGCCGGTTGCCCGGGCCCGATCTTGACGTGTCGGTCTACATCAACGGCCCATTTGAACTGCGCATGCTGTCGCCGGTCAATGATAAGGCGGGCGCCCGACGCGAGATTGCGTACTGGAACGAGCACGGCGCGACGTCGGTCAAGCTGTTCTTCGATACGACGCCCGAAATCGCCCGCGCCGCGATCGATGAGGGGCATCGGCGGGGGATGAACGTTGCCGCGCATCTGTGCGCGACCTTCGCCGCAACTGGCGCCCGGCTGGGCGTCGATACGATCGAGCATTCGACCATCTCGATGTACGACCTCGTGCCGGGTTCGACGGAAGGCGAATGCGACTTGGTCCCGCGGCAGGTCGCAATGTTCAAGAGCAATGCCGGCATGGACCCGCAAGGGCCGGAGGTCGGCACGGTTTTGAAAGCCCTGCTCGACAACCATGTCGCGATCACGCCGACGCTGGGAATCAGCGAAGAACGGTGCCGGCCAAAATCGGCGCCCCCGCCACGTGAGCTAGCCTTGTTAGCCAAGTTCGATGCGGAGAATGTCGGCATCTGCCCGGACGGATTGACGCCCGAGATTGGCGATCGCAGCGCCCGATTCCAGGCCGCGGTAGCGGTCCGTTTTCTCCGGATGGGCGGCACACTGCTTGCCGGCACCGATGTCGGTGCAGTTCCGGGTGCCATGGGCCCGCGCGAGTTGGAATTGCTTGTGGCGGCCGGCATGACGGCCCGCGAAGCCCTGCTAGCGGCGACCAGGGATGGCGCAATCAAGCTTCGTCGAGCAAAGAATGTCGGGACGCTGGAAGTTGGCAAGCGGGCAGATTTTTTGCTGGTCGACGGCAAGCCGGACCAGTCGATTTCTGACATCCGCAAGCTGAGGGCCGTCGCCAAGGACGGCATCGTCTACGATCCGGAGAAATTGTACGAGGATGCTAGGGGCAAGCTTGATTAG
- the trpS gene encoding tryptophan--tRNA ligase: protein MRVLSGIQPTGGLHLGNLLGAILRWVRMQDEAECLFFLADLHALTVDTDPAQLRANVREMAAALLASGIDPAKSVLFRQSAVPAHAELCWILNGTARMGWLNRMTQWKDKAGKNREGASVALFDYPVLQAADILLYRATHVPVGDDQKQHVELTRDIALKFNTDFDVDLFVPPEPYIGGGTAARVMSLRDGKSKMSKSDPSDMSRILLTDSDDDIAQKIRKAKTDPEPIPGSPNGLDERPEAKNLVGVYSVISGESVEAVLARFEGQGFGQFKPALAEALVGLIAPIRARLEDFRKDPGELDRLLAEGAERATEIAEPVLAQAKAATGLTG, encoded by the coding sequence ATGCGCGTCCTTTCGGGTATCCAGCCGACAGGCGGGCTGCATCTTGGCAACCTGCTCGGCGCGATCCTGCGCTGGGTGCGGATGCAGGACGAGGCGGAATGCCTGTTTTTCCTTGCCGACCTGCACGCGCTGACGGTCGATACCGACCCCGCGCAGCTGCGCGCCAACGTGCGCGAGATGGCCGCCGCCCTGCTGGCCAGCGGGATCGACCCCGCCAAGTCGGTGCTGTTCCGCCAGAGCGCGGTCCCGGCCCATGCCGAGCTGTGCTGGATATTGAACGGCACCGCGCGGATGGGGTGGCTCAACCGGATGACGCAGTGGAAGGACAAGGCCGGCAAGAACCGCGAAGGCGCGTCGGTCGCGTTGTTCGACTATCCGGTGCTCCAGGCGGCCGACATCCTGCTCTATCGCGCCACCCACGTGCCGGTCGGCGACGACCAGAAGCAGCATGTCGAACTGACCCGCGACATCGCGCTGAAGTTCAACACCGACTTCGATGTCGACCTCTTCGTCCCGCCCGAGCCCTACATCGGCGGCGGCACCGCGGCGCGGGTGATGAGCCTGCGCGACGGCAAGTCGAAGATGAGCAAGTCCGACCCGTCGGACATGAGCCGCATCCTCCTCACCGACAGCGACGACGATATCGCGCAGAAAATCCGCAAGGCGAAGACCGATCCGGAGCCTATTCCCGGCTCGCCGAACGGGCTCGACGAGCGGCCGGAAGCCAAGAACCTGGTCGGCGTCTATTCGGTCATTAGTGGGGAAAGCGTCGAGGCCGTGCTCGCCCGCTTCGAAGGCCAGGGCTTCGGCCAGTTCAAGCCGGCGCTGGCCGAAGCGCTGGTCGGCCTGATCGCCCCAATCCGTGCCCGTTTGGAAGATTTCCGCAAGGACCCCGGCGAACTCGACCGGTTGCTTGCAGAAGGCGCGGAACGGGCGACCGAAATTGCCGAGCCGGTGCTCGCACAGGCGAAAGCCGCGACAGGCCTAACCGGCTAG
- the murJ gene encoding murein biosynthesis integral membrane protein MurJ, whose protein sequence is MNLVKAGGTIGGLTLVSRILGFAREMVFARVMGASAAAEVFIWAFQLPNLLRRLLGEGAFSQGFVPLFARRIGKDGDLAEAKKFAEEVQAVFLPALILITIVFVIAMPAVVVAVASERWTEDPEKFRFTVFLTQVTFPYLIFISLVSLFSGILNSMSRFFAAAFAPALLNVALLAALLLVPQGGQQTAVAMAWAVLVGGVLQLALCVIATRRAGLALRFLPPRMTPGVKELLLLILPATIGAGGYYISQLFYAYFATRLPEGSFVYLSQADRLNQLPLALIGSAIGTAILPAISRHIGLGEDQQASNVQGRAIELSMLLTIPATIALMVSAGPIMTVLFEGGRFTAEDAATSALVLSVLAAGLPAYVLIKVLAPGFYARKNMKTPVIITLVTLALGVIANFIWIDDIGIVILPLSTAVAAWLNALALYVLLVRDGYFRLEGWLGARLVKQLAAALAMGATIWGVELLLADWFAGSIGQRLLGTVALVGAGSIVYFVIAWFSGAMDKEDLLILLRRKKVEA, encoded by the coding sequence ATGAACCTCGTCAAAGCCGGAGGGACGATCGGCGGACTGACCCTGGTCAGCCGGATCCTCGGATTCGCCCGCGAAATGGTGTTTGCCCGGGTGATGGGCGCGTCGGCCGCGGCCGAAGTGTTTATCTGGGCCTTCCAACTTCCCAATCTCCTTCGCCGCTTGCTCGGCGAAGGCGCGTTCAGCCAGGGCTTCGTGCCGCTGTTCGCCCGGCGGATAGGCAAGGACGGCGACCTTGCCGAGGCAAAGAAATTTGCCGAGGAGGTGCAGGCGGTGTTCCTGCCCGCGCTGATCCTCATCACCATCGTCTTCGTCATCGCCATGCCGGCAGTGGTCGTCGCGGTGGCAAGCGAGCGGTGGACCGAGGACCCGGAGAAATTCCGCTTCACGGTATTCCTGACGCAGGTCACCTTTCCCTATCTGATCTTCATCAGCCTGGTGTCGCTGTTCAGCGGCATACTCAATTCCATGTCGCGATTCTTCGCCGCGGCCTTTGCCCCTGCCCTGCTCAACGTTGCGTTGCTGGCGGCATTGCTGCTGGTCCCTCAGGGCGGGCAGCAGACCGCCGTCGCGATGGCCTGGGCCGTGCTGGTGGGCGGCGTGCTGCAACTGGCGCTGTGCGTCATCGCGACCCGGCGCGCCGGGCTGGCGCTGCGCTTCCTGCCGCCGCGGATGACGCCGGGCGTGAAGGAACTGCTGCTGCTGATCCTGCCGGCGACGATCGGCGCTGGCGGCTACTACATCAGCCAGCTGTTCTACGCCTATTTCGCGACCCGGTTGCCCGAAGGCAGCTTCGTCTACCTGAGCCAGGCCGACCGCCTGAACCAGCTGCCACTGGCGCTGATCGGATCGGCCATCGGCACCGCCATCCTGCCCGCCATCAGCCGCCACATCGGCCTTGGCGAGGACCAGCAGGCAAGCAACGTGCAGGGCCGGGCGATCGAACTGTCCATGCTCCTGACGATCCCGGCGACGATCGCGCTGATGGTGTCCGCGGGACCGATCATGACCGTACTGTTCGAAGGCGGGCGCTTCACGGCCGAGGATGCGGCGACCAGCGCGCTGGTGCTGTCGGTCCTTGCCGCGGGCCTGCCGGCCTATGTGCTGATCAAGGTGCTCGCGCCCGGCTTCTACGCCCGCAAGAACATGAAGACGCCGGTGATCATCACGCTGGTCACCCTCGCGCTTGGCGTAATCGCGAATTTCATCTGGATCGACGATATCGGCATCGTCATCCTGCCGCTGTCGACCGCGGTCGCCGCGTGGCTCAACGCGCTGGCACTTTACGTGCTGCTCGTCCGCGACGGCTATTTCCGGCTCGAAGGATGGCTTGGCGCGCGGCTGGTCAAGCAACTTGCCGCCGCCCTGGCCATGGGCGCCACGATCTGGGGCGTGGAATTGCTGCTGGCCGACTGGTTCGCCGGCTCGATCGGACAGCGCCTGCTGGGCACGGTCGCCCTCGTCGGCGCAGGCTCCATCGTCTATTTCGTCATCGCCTGGTTCAGCGGTGCGATGGACAAGGAAGATCTCCTGATCCTCCTCCGCCGCAAGAAGGTCGAAGCATGA
- the secB gene encoding protein-export chaperone SecB produces MAQDDPARAGNGSDTSETAPQAATLGQYIKDLSVESPSAPAVYQWQDQAALDVSFNLNVEKVSDDVHEVMLKVEVKAQSQSGIHFLVDLSYAGLFGIRNFPEEALAPFLLVEAPRLLFPFVRQIICDSVQNMGFPPLLLDPIDFAAAYMQQMQAAQQQGGDASLGTTASDPAPAGEDEGKA; encoded by the coding sequence ATGGCCCAAGACGATCCCGCCCGCGCCGGCAACGGCTCCGACACCTCCGAAACCGCGCCCCAGGCCGCAACGCTCGGCCAATATATCAAGGACTTGTCGGTCGAGAGCCCAAGCGCACCGGCGGTGTACCAGTGGCAGGACCAGGCCGCTCTCGATGTCAGTTTCAACCTCAACGTCGAGAAAGTTTCCGACGACGTTCACGAGGTGATGCTGAAGGTCGAGGTCAAGGCGCAGTCGCAAAGCGGCATCCATTTCCTCGTCGACCTCAGCTACGCCGGGCTGTTCGGCATCCGCAACTTCCCGGAAGAAGCGCTGGCGCCCTTCCTGCTGGTCGAAGCGCCGCGGCTGCTGTTCCCGTTCGTCCGCCAAATCATTTGCGATTCGGTGCAGAACATGGGCTTCCCGCCGCTATTGCTCGATCCGATCGACTTCGCCGCGGCCTACATGCAGCAGATGCAGGCCGCCCAGCAGCAGGGCGGCGACGCCTCACTCGGCACCACGGCTTCCGACCCGGCGCCCGCCGGAGAGGACGAGGGCAAGGCCTGA
- a CDS encoding Tim44/TimA family putative adaptor protein, whose amino-acid sequence MTVIIILALVALFVGLRLYSVLGERTGHEQQPILKPADPDAARVERPAPPVAGVQPAQVDSADLAYLPTAGPGVRALLAADQTFDVARFLDGAKSAYRMILEAFWAGELEKVRPFVDDSVYNAFASSIDQRNAQGLVLDNRLVTIEQALIAEAALEHSVAFVTVRFEADIAAVTRNKEGEVVAGAMSDAVQTRDLWTFRRDTATNDPNWLLVETDEEE is encoded by the coding sequence GTGACAGTCATCATCATTCTCGCCCTCGTGGCGCTCTTCGTCGGCTTGCGGCTGTACAGTGTGCTCGGCGAGCGCACCGGCCATGAGCAGCAACCGATCCTGAAGCCCGCCGATCCCGACGCGGCGCGGGTCGAACGGCCTGCACCCCCGGTTGCCGGCGTGCAACCGGCGCAGGTCGATTCCGCCGATCTCGCCTATTTGCCAACCGCGGGGCCTGGCGTTCGCGCGCTGCTGGCTGCCGATCAGACCTTTGACGTCGCCCGCTTCCTCGATGGCGCCAAAAGCGCCTACCGGATGATCCTCGAGGCCTTCTGGGCAGGGGAATTGGAAAAGGTCCGGCCGTTTGTCGACGACAGCGTCTACAACGCCTTCGCCTCCTCCATCGACCAGCGCAACGCGCAGGGTCTGGTGCTGGACAACCGGCTGGTGACCATCGAGCAGGCGCTGATCGCCGAAGCGGCGCTGGAACATAGCGTGGCCTTCGTCACCGTGCGTTTCGAGGCCGATATTGCGGCCGTTACCCGCAACAAGGAGGGCGAGGTCGTTGCCGGCGCGATGAGCGACGCGGTGCAGACTCGCGACCTGTGGACGTTCCGCCGCGACACGGCGACCAACGATCCCAACTGGCTCCTTGTCGAAACCGACGAGGAAGAGTGA
- a CDS encoding murein transglycosylase A: MINRLKGLALVSALLLSACATRPVDLPPAQLPPPTQPRAPVVPVEPPKPATAIQAGVVISQPAQLNEADAAEALAAFRISCPSVVSRADKSGLASPADWSGVCAQAALVPPGGASAFFHSAFDWVRVGDGKAFATGYFEPEIVGSPVPLPGYVPIHATPSDLTRCALPDGKTGRGRIDENGQCVYYFSRAEIEAGALNGRAPIIGYAADSIELFFLHIQGSGRLRYPDGRVVRIGYDNQNGREYVAIGKLLRERGILPAGGTSMDAIVGWMRANPEEGRALMHANPSYIFFKQLTGPGPLGALNRPVTAHATVAADPNFIPLGAPVWLGVDRPEAWGLWIAQDTGGAIKGANRVDTFWGAGEAARRTAGGMSAKGQALVLLPKGAVARALAQR; this comes from the coding sequence GTGATCAATCGCCTGAAGGGCCTCGCGCTCGTTTCCGCACTGCTGCTGTCCGCCTGCGCCACCCGGCCGGTGGACCTGCCGCCCGCGCAGCTGCCGCCGCCGACCCAGCCGCGCGCGCCGGTCGTCCCGGTGGAGCCGCCCAAGCCGGCGACCGCCATCCAGGCCGGGGTGGTCATTTCCCAGCCCGCGCAGCTTAACGAGGCCGACGCTGCCGAGGCGCTGGCGGCATTCCGCATCTCTTGCCCGTCGGTCGTATCCCGCGCCGACAAGTCCGGGCTTGCCAGCCCCGCAGACTGGTCGGGTGTTTGCGCGCAGGCGGCGCTGGTTCCGCCGGGCGGCGCATCGGCCTTTTTCCACAGCGCTTTCGACTGGGTCCGGGTCGGCGATGGCAAGGCTTTCGCGACCGGCTATTTCGAGCCTGAGATCGTCGGCTCGCCGGTGCCCTTGCCCGGCTACGTCCCGATCCACGCTACCCCCAGCGACCTGACCCGCTGCGCCTTGCCCGACGGCAAGACCGGCCGCGGGCGGATCGATGAAAACGGCCAGTGCGTCTATTATTTCAGCCGCGCGGAGATCGAGGCGGGCGCTCTCAACGGCCGGGCGCCGATCATCGGCTATGCCGCCGACTCGATCGAATTGTTCTTCCTTCACATCCAGGGCTCCGGTCGGCTGCGCTATCCCGACGGCCGAGTGGTCCGGATCGGCTACGACAACCAGAACGGCCGCGAATATGTCGCCATCGGCAAGCTGCTGCGCGAACGCGGCATTTTGCCGGCCGGCGGCACCAGCATGGACGCGATCGTCGGCTGGATGCGCGCCAATCCGGAAGAGGGCCGGGCGCTGATGCACGCCAATCCGTCCTACATCTTCTTCAAGCAGCTGACCGGTCCGGGTCCGCTCGGCGCGCTGAACCGGCCGGTGACCGCGCATGCGACCGTCGCGGCCGATCCCAACTTCATCCCGCTCGGCGCGCCGGTGTGGCTGGGCGTCGACCGGCCCGAAGCGTGGGGCCTGTGGATCGCGCAGGACACGGGTGGCGCAATCAAGGGCGCCAACCGCGTCGATACCTTCTGGGGCGCCGGGGAAGCCGCGCGCCGCACGGCCGGCGGCATGTCGGCCAAGGGCCAGGCGCTGGTCCTGCTGCCCAAGGGCGCCGTCGCCCGTGCGCTCGCTCAGCGCTGA
- a CDS encoding Smr/MutS family protein: MTPPRAAVRNAPPPPPPKRTTHSGATLDASWDRRLTSGTVQPDRVLDLHGHNLDQAWSAIDHGIERAVAAGERVILLVTGHARAGEPPVQRGKIRAAVHDWLAVSRHASKIAAVRGAHRRHGGGGSLYIILRRDRAKSTLS, translated from the coding sequence GTGACGCCGCCTCGCGCGGCCGTGCGCAATGCGCCTCCGCCGCCTCCGCCCAAGCGCACGACCCATTCCGGCGCCACGCTCGACGCGTCCTGGGACCGTCGGCTGACCTCCGGTACGGTCCAGCCCGACCGCGTGCTCGACCTTCACGGCCACAATCTCGACCAGGCATGGAGCGCGATCGACCACGGCATCGAGCGCGCGGTCGCGGCCGGGGAACGGGTAATCCTGCTGGTCACCGGCCATGCCCGGGCCGGCGAACCGCCGGTGCAGCGGGGCAAGATCCGCGCCGCCGTGCACGACTGGCTGGCGGTGTCGCGCCATGCGTCGAAAATCGCTGCCGTGCGCGGGGCGCACCGGCGTCATGGCGGCGGCGGCAGCCTCTATATAATTTTGCGGCGGGACAGGGCGAAATCCACGCTTTCTTAA